In Neisseria animalis, a single window of DNA contains:
- the odhB gene encoding 2-oxoglutarate dehydrogenase complex dihydrolipoyllysine-residue succinyltransferase, translating to MIIEVKVPMLSESVSEGTLLEWKKQVGEAVARDEILIDIETDKVVLEVPAPQAGVLVELVAQDGETVVADQVLARIDTAATATAAAPAAEAAPAAEAAPAAAQSAAAMPAAAKLAAETGVDVNSLQGSGRDGRVLKEDVQNAAATKAAAPAAAPKAAAPVPAGARPEQRVPMSRLRARVAERLLASQQENAILTTFNEVNMKPVMDLRAKYKEKFEKEHGVKLGFMSFFVKAAVAALKKYPVINASVDGSDIVYHGYFDIGIAIGSPRGLVVPILRDADQMSIADIEKAIVDYAVKAKDGKIALEDLTGGTFSITNGGTFGSMMSTPIINPPQSAILGMHATKERAVVENGQVVVRPMMYLALSYDHRIIDGREAVLTLVAIKDALEDPARLLLDL from the coding sequence ATGATTATCGAAGTAAAAGTACCGATGTTGTCCGAAAGCGTATCAGAAGGCACGCTGTTGGAATGGAAAAAACAAGTTGGCGAAGCGGTTGCTCGCGATGAAATCCTGATTGACATCGAAACCGACAAAGTTGTGCTGGAAGTACCTGCACCGCAAGCCGGCGTATTGGTGGAACTCGTTGCCCAAGACGGCGAAACCGTTGTTGCCGATCAAGTATTGGCTCGCATCGACACCGCCGCTACTGCAACAGCCGCCGCGCCTGCCGCCGAAGCCGCACCTGCTGCTGAGGCTGCTCCTGCCGCTGCACAATCTGCTGCCGCCATGCCTGCTGCTGCCAAACTGGCTGCCGAAACCGGTGTGGATGTCAACAGCCTGCAAGGTTCGGGTCGCGACGGCCGCGTGTTGAAAGAAGATGTGCAAAACGCTGCTGCCACTAAAGCGGCTGCTCCTGCTGCTGCGCCTAAAGCTGCCGCACCCGTACCGGCCGGTGCCCGTCCCGAGCAGCGCGTACCGATGAGCCGCCTGCGTGCCCGTGTAGCGGAACGTCTGTTGGCTTCGCAGCAAGAAAATGCCATTCTGACGACATTCAATGAAGTCAACATGAAGCCGGTAATGGACTTGCGTGCCAAATACAAAGAAAAATTCGAGAAAGAACACGGCGTGAAGCTGGGCTTTATGTCGTTCTTTGTTAAAGCCGCTGTTGCCGCACTGAAAAAATATCCGGTTATCAATGCGTCTGTTGACGGCAGCGACATCGTATACCACGGCTACTTCGATATCGGTATTGCCATCGGCAGCCCGCGCGGTCTGGTTGTACCGATTCTGCGCGATGCCGACCAAATGAGCATTGCTGATATTGAAAAAGCCATCGTGGATTACGCTGTAAAAGCCAAAGACGGCAAAATTGCTTTGGAAGATTTAACCGGCGGTACATTCAGCATCACCAACGGCGGTACTTTCGGTTCGATGATGTCCACCCCGATTATCAACCCGCCGCAATCTGCGATTTTGGGTATGCACGCCACCAAAGAGCGCGCCGTAGTGGAAAACGGCCAAGTTGTGGTGCGCCCGATGATGTATTTGGCCTTGTCTTACGACCACCGTATCATCGACGGCCGCGAAGCCGTGCTGACTCTGGTGGCCATTAAAGATGCGCTGGAAGATCCGGCCCGTCTGTTGTTGGATCTGTAA
- the gltA gene encoding citrate synthase: MSKTVKLHTSDQELELPVLEASIGHDVVDIRNLTKTTGLFSFDPGFVSTASCESKITYIDGEQGLLYYRGYPIEQLAEKSDYLEVCYLLIYGELPTPEQKEEFDRIVHNHTMLHEQLTWFFRGFRRDAHPMAMMVGVVGALSAFYQDSLDITDPEHRKIAIYRLISKIPTIAAMCYRYSNGLPFNYPKNDLTYAENFLHMMFATPCEEYKPNPVLARALDRIFILHADHEQNASTSTVRLAGSSGANPFACIAAGIACLWGASHGGANEAVLKMLDEIGDVSRVPEYMEGVKQRKYRLMGFGHRVYRNMDPRASIMRETCYEVLKELGLEDSPKFKLAMELEQIALKDPFFVERKLYPNVDFYSGIVLSALGIPTEMFTVIFALARSVGWISHWHEMIGDPSLKIGRPRQLYTGAQRRDFVPADQR, from the coding sequence ATGTCTAAAACAGTCAAACTTCATACTTCAGATCAAGAATTGGAATTGCCGGTACTGGAAGCCAGTATCGGTCATGACGTTGTGGATATCCGCAACCTGACCAAAACGACCGGTCTGTTTTCGTTTGACCCCGGCTTTGTTTCCACCGCAAGCTGCGAATCCAAAATTACCTATATCGATGGTGAACAAGGTCTGTTGTATTACCGCGGTTATCCGATTGAACAACTGGCAGAGAAGTCTGATTACTTAGAGGTTTGCTATCTGCTGATTTACGGCGAACTGCCGACTCCCGAGCAGAAAGAAGAGTTTGACCGAATCGTACACAACCACACCATGCTGCATGAGCAACTGACTTGGTTCTTCCGCGGTTTCCGCCGCGATGCACACCCGATGGCAATGATGGTAGGTGTGGTGGGTGCATTGTCCGCTTTCTACCAGGACAGCTTGGATATTACCGATCCGGAACACCGTAAGATTGCGATTTACCGTCTGATTTCCAAAATCCCGACGATTGCGGCCATGTGTTACCGTTATTCCAACGGTTTGCCGTTCAACTATCCGAAAAATGACCTGACCTACGCCGAAAACTTCCTGCACATGATGTTTGCGACACCGTGTGAGGAATATAAACCCAACCCGGTGTTGGCGCGCGCATTGGACCGCATCTTTATCCTGCATGCCGACCACGAGCAAAACGCTTCAACTTCTACCGTACGTTTGGCAGGCTCTTCGGGCGCAAACCCGTTTGCCTGTATCGCAGCCGGTATTGCCTGCTTGTGGGGTGCGTCTCACGGCGGTGCGAACGAAGCTGTGTTGAAAATGTTGGACGAAATCGGCGATGTATCCCGCGTACCGGAATACATGGAAGGTGTGAAGCAGCGCAAATACCGTTTGATGGGCTTCGGCCACCGCGTATACCGCAACATGGACCCGCGTGCCAGCATCATGCGCGAAACTTGTTATGAGGTGCTGAAAGAGTTAGGTTTGGAAGACAGTCCGAAATTCAAGTTGGCAATGGAGTTGGAGCAAATCGCGCTGAAAGATCCATTCTTTGTTGAGCGTAAACTGTATCCGAATGTCGATTTCTACTCAGGTATCGTCTTGTCGGCATTGGGTATTCCGACTGAAATGTTTACTGTAATCTTTGCTTTGGCGCGCAGTGTAGGTTGGATTTCCCATTGGCACGAAATGATTGGCGATCCAAGCCTGAAAATCGGTCGTCCGCGCCAGTTGTATACCGGTGCGCAACGTCGCGATTTTGTTCCGGCCGATCAACGTTAA
- a CDS encoding 2-oxoglutarate dehydrogenase E1 component — protein sequence MMDDKLNFSYLFGSNAPYIEELYESFLENPDSVDENWKQYFSDLAKQPGAVNVDIAHAPIRESFANLAKSKATAAIAGGIDEAMMKKQVGVLRLMSAYRIQGVGAAQLDPLKRTPPQYVEGLDPKFHGLSDSDMAIQFSIGDDDFSGSSKMALSDIIRNLKQTYCGHIALEYMHIPNAEERSWVRNYFESVLSTPRFDAEQKRKILKELTASETLERYLHTKYVGQKRFGIEGGESVIAGLNYLIQHAGKDGVEEVIIGMAHRGRLNVLVNTLGKKPGDLFAEFEGRAEIKLPSGDVKYHMGFSSDIATPNGPIHVSLAFNPSHLEIVNPVVEGSARAKQKRLGENGREKVLPVLIHGDSAFIGLGVNQATFNLSKTRGYTTGGTVHIVVNNQIGFTTSDVRDTRSTVHCTDIAKMVAAPVIHVNGDDPERVCFAIQAALDYRKKFGKDIVIDVVCFRKWGHNEGDDPTLTQPMMYKKVSQHPGARAMYVEQLVAEGVVTAEEADGLVQAYREALDKGEHVEQTTLSNFQRTSIDWSKYQGNDWREDVETGIPAADIQRLAEKFTAVPEGFALHPTAKRVIEARKGMAKGEQPIDWGMAETIAYANLLTKGAGVRISGEDSGRGTFSHRHAVLHDQNRERWDDGAYVPLMHMGDGAAGFLVIDSILNEEAVMAYEYGFACSAPDKLTIWEAQFGDFANGAQVVIDQFLSSGETKWGRLCGLTTILPHGYDGQGPEHSSGRVERWLQLCAENNMQIIMPSEASQMFHLLQRQVLSSYRKPLVIFMSKRLLRFKGAMSPLENFTEGSRFRPVIGDTVERADNSSVKRVILCAGQVYYDLAAGRAERKLENDVAIIRVEQLYPFPDAEVKAELAKYPNAKEVLWAQEEPKNQGAFYQIRHRIEGVIGERQTLSYAGRPSSASPAVGYMSKHVAQLKQLVEDALSI from the coding sequence ATGATGGATGATAAACTCAATTTCTCCTATCTGTTTGGTTCTAATGCCCCTTATATCGAGGAGTTATACGAGAGCTTCTTGGAGAATCCCGATTCGGTAGATGAAAACTGGAAACAGTATTTCAGCGATTTGGCGAAGCAGCCGGGTGCGGTCAATGTTGACATCGCACATGCTCCGATTCGCGAATCATTTGCCAATCTGGCAAAAAGCAAGGCTACCGCTGCGATTGCCGGTGGTATTGATGAAGCCATGATGAAAAAACAAGTCGGTGTTTTGCGCCTGATGTCGGCTTACCGTATCCAAGGTGTCGGTGCGGCACAGCTCGATCCGTTGAAGCGTACGCCGCCGCAATATGTGGAAGGTTTGGATCCGAAGTTTCATGGTCTGAGCGATTCCGATATGGCGATTCAGTTCAGCATCGGCGACGATGATTTTTCCGGCAGCAGCAAAATGGCACTGTCCGATATCATCAGAAATCTGAAACAAACTTATTGCGGCCATATTGCTCTGGAATATATGCACATTCCGAATGCTGAAGAACGCAGTTGGGTGCGCAACTATTTTGAAAGCGTGCTTTCTACACCGCGTTTCGATGCGGAACAGAAACGTAAAATCCTGAAAGAGTTAACCGCTTCCGAAACACTGGAGCGTTATCTTCATACCAAATACGTCGGTCAAAAACGTTTCGGTATCGAAGGCGGCGAGAGTGTGATTGCAGGTTTGAACTACCTGATCCAACATGCCGGTAAAGACGGTGTGGAAGAAGTCATTATCGGTATGGCACACCGTGGCCGTCTGAATGTATTGGTCAATACGCTGGGTAAAAAACCGGGCGATTTGTTTGCCGAGTTCGAAGGCCGCGCCGAGATTAAATTGCCGAGCGGCGATGTGAAGTACCATATGGGCTTCAGCTCTGATATCGCTACGCCGAACGGCCCGATACATGTTTCGCTGGCATTCAACCCGTCGCATTTGGAAATCGTGAATCCGGTTGTAGAAGGCTCTGCACGCGCCAAGCAAAAACGCTTGGGTGAAAACGGTCGCGAAAAGGTGTTGCCGGTATTGATTCACGGCGATTCGGCCTTTATCGGTTTGGGCGTGAACCAAGCCACTTTCAACCTTTCCAAAACACGCGGTTACACCACCGGTGGTACGGTTCATATCGTGGTCAACAACCAAATCGGCTTCACCACTTCCGATGTCCGCGATACCCGTTCGACCGTACATTGTACCGATATCGCCAAAATGGTGGCGGCTCCGGTCATCCATGTCAACGGTGACGATCCGGAGCGCGTATGCTTTGCCATTCAAGCCGCTTTAGACTACCGTAAAAAATTCGGTAAAGACATTGTGATCGATGTAGTGTGCTTCCGCAAGTGGGGTCACAACGAGGGCGACGATCCGACACTGACCCAACCGATGATGTACAAAAAAGTCAGTCAGCATCCGGGTGCCCGTGCCATGTATGTTGAGCAGCTGGTAGCCGAAGGCGTGGTAACTGCCGAAGAAGCCGATGGTTTGGTACAGGCTTATCGTGAGGCATTGGATAAAGGCGAACACGTCGAGCAAACCACATTGAGCAATTTCCAACGTACCAGCATTGATTGGAGCAAATACCAAGGCAATGATTGGCGTGAAGATGTGGAAACCGGTATTCCGGCTGCCGACATCCAACGCTTGGCTGAAAAATTTACGGCCGTACCGGAAGGTTTTGCCCTGCATCCGACCGCCAAGCGCGTTATCGAAGCGCGTAAAGGTATGGCCAAAGGCGAGCAGCCTATCGACTGGGGTATGGCCGAAACCATCGCTTATGCCAACCTGCTGACCAAAGGTGCGGGCGTGCGTATTTCCGGCGAAGACTCAGGCCGCGGTACATTCTCACACCGCCACGCCGTATTGCACGATCAAAACCGCGAACGCTGGGACGACGGCGCATACGTTCCGTTGATGCACATGGGCGATGGGGCTGCCGGGTTCTTGGTGATTGACTCCATTTTGAACGAAGAAGCAGTTATGGCCTACGAATACGGCTTTGCCTGCTCCGCACCGGATAAGCTGACCATTTGGGAAGCCCAGTTCGGTGACTTTGCCAACGGTGCACAAGTGGTGATCGACCAATTCCTGTCGTCCGGCGAAACCAAATGGGGTCGTTTGTGCGGTTTGACCACCATTCTGCCTCACGGCTACGACGGACAAGGCCCCGAGCACTCTTCAGGCCGTGTAGAACGCTGGCTGCAACTGTGTGCCGAAAACAATATGCAAATCATCATGCCGTCTGAAGCGTCGCAAATGTTCCATCTGTTGCAACGCCAAGTGTTGAGTTCATACCGCAAACCGCTGGTGATTTTCATGTCCAAACGCCTGTTGCGCTTCAAAGGCGCGATGAGTCCGCTGGAAAACTTCACCGAAGGTTCTCGCTTCCGTCCGGTTATCGGCGATACTGTCGAGCGCGCCGACAACAGCAGCGTGAAACGCGTGATTCTGTGTGCCGGTCAAGTTTACTATGATTTGGCAGCAGGCCGCGCCGAACGCAAGCTGGAAAACGATGTAGCGATTATCCGCGTCGAGCAGCTCTATCCGTTCCCGGATGCCGAAGTAAAAGCAGAACTGGCGAAATATCCGAATGCCAAAGAAGTGCTGTGGGCACAGGAAGAGCCGAAAAACCAAGGTGCGTTCTACCAAATCCGCCACCGTATCGAAGGCGTGATTGGCGAACGACAAACCCTGTCTTACGCAGGCCGTCCGAGCAGCGCGTCACCGGCAGTCGGCTACATGAGCAAACACGTTGCCCAACTGAAACAATTGGTTGAAGACGCATTGTCCATCTAA
- a CDS encoding siderophore ABC transporter substrate-binding protein, with product MQKIIIPNIKEYLLKHSKFALALFATFALAACSPSEKAAAPEAGASAAAHDHSAAESVSVVTARGETAVPLKPERIAVYDLGMIDTLGKLGVPIGASIDESRLEYTQDTIKDAVKAGTLFEPNYEALNAYKPQLIIIGSRAAKAFDQLNAIAPTIEMTADTQNLKASSQERISAFGKIFGKEAEAEKLNAEIEAAFETAKQAAAGKGNGLVILVNGGKLSAYGPSSRLGGWLHNDIGIPAIDTAIKEGSHGQPVTFEYIKQKNPDWLFVLDRGAAVGEEGTAAKDVLDNPLVADTTAWKKGQVVYLVPETYLAAGGAQELLNATKQVTDAFNAAK from the coding sequence ATGCAAAAGATAATAATTCCCAACATTAAGGAGTATCTCTTGAAACATTCCAAATTCGCTTTGGCACTCTTCGCCACATTCGCCCTTGCCGCCTGCTCGCCATCTGAAAAAGCCGCCGCGCCGGAAGCCGGTGCATCTGCCGCCGCACATGACCACTCAGCGGCGGAAAGCGTAAGCGTTGTCACCGCTCGCGGTGAGACTGCCGTACCGCTCAAGCCGGAGCGCATCGCCGTGTACGATTTGGGCATGATTGACACCTTGGGCAAACTGGGCGTACCCATCGGCGCATCAATCGACGAATCCCGTTTGGAATACACCCAAGATACGATTAAAGACGCAGTAAAGGCAGGTACGCTGTTCGAGCCGAATTACGAAGCACTCAATGCCTACAAACCGCAATTAATCATCATCGGCAGCCGCGCCGCAAAAGCATTTGACCAACTCAATGCCATCGCACCGACCATCGAAATGACCGCCGACACCCAAAACCTGAAAGCCAGTTCGCAAGAACGCATTAGCGCATTCGGCAAGATTTTCGGTAAAGAAGCCGAAGCAGAAAAACTGAACGCGGAAATCGAAGCCGCTTTTGAAACCGCCAAACAAGCCGCCGCAGGCAAAGGCAACGGCTTGGTTATTTTGGTCAACGGCGGCAAACTGTCGGCCTACGGCCCGTCTTCGCGCTTGGGCGGCTGGCTGCACAACGACATCGGCATTCCCGCCATCGATACCGCAATTAAAGAAGGCAGCCACGGCCAGCCCGTTACATTTGAATACATCAAACAGAAAAATCCCGACTGGCTGTTTGTATTAGACCGTGGTGCCGCCGTCGGCGAAGAAGGCACAGCTGCCAAAGACGTGCTGGACAACCCGCTGGTTGCCGACACTACCGCTTGGAAAAAAGGCCAAGTCGTCTATCTCGTTCCCGAAACTTATTTGGCGGCAGGCGGCGCACAAGAGCTGCTGAATGCAACCAAACAGGTTACGGATGCGTTTAACGCGGCGAAGTAA
- a CDS encoding FAD assembly factor SdhE gives MMVFDDTAKRKIRFQTRRGLLELDLVFGRFMEKEFERLNDQELAAFVEILEFQDQELLALINGHRQTEKTHLVSMLERIRQA, from the coding sequence ATGATGGTATTTGACGATACTGCAAAACGGAAAATCCGTTTTCAAACCCGCCGGGGACTGTTGGAATTGGATCTGGTCTTCGGCAGGTTTATGGAAAAAGAATTTGAGCGACTGAATGACCAAGAGTTGGCGGCGTTTGTCGAAATCCTCGAATTTCAGGATCAAGAATTGCTTGCCTTGATTAACGGACACCGGCAAACAGAGAAAACCCATTTGGTTTCCATGCTCGAACGAATCAGACAGGCATGA
- the sdhA gene encoding succinate dehydrogenase flavoprotein subunit, with product MGYPVRKFDAVIVGGGGAGLRAALQLSKSGLNCAVLSKVFPTRSHTVAAQGGISASLGNVQEDRWDWHMYDTVKGSDWLGDQDAIEFMCRAAPEAVIELEHMGMPFDRVESGKIYQRPFGGHTAEHGKRAVERACAVADRTGHAMLHTLYQQNVRANTQFFVEWTALDLIRNEDGDVVGVTAMEMESGEVYIFHAKAVLFATGGAGRIYASSTNAFMNTGDGLGICARAGIPLEDMEFWQFHPTGVAGAGVLITEGVRGEGGILLNANGERFMERYAPTVKDLASRDVVSRAMAMEIYEGRGCGKNKDHVLLKIDHIGAEKIMEKLPGIREISIQFAGIDPIKDPIPVVPTTHYMMGGIPTNYLGEVIVPQGDEYEVPVKGLYAAGECACASVHGANRLGTNSLLDLVVFGKSAGDSMIKYIRAQEGWKALPENAGELTRQRLERLDNQTDGENVDALRRELQRSVQLHAGVFRTDEILSKGVKEVMALAERVKKTEIKDKSKVWNTARIEALELDNLIEVAKATLVSAEARKESRGAHASDDHPERDDENWMKHTLYHPLTNTLTYKPVHTKPLTVDYIEPAKRVY from the coding sequence ATGGGATATCCTGTCCGTAAATTTGATGCCGTGATTGTCGGCGGTGGTGGTGCAGGTTTGCGTGCTGCTCTCCAATTATCCAAATCCGGCCTGAATTGTGCCGTATTGTCCAAAGTATTCCCGACCCGTTCGCATACTGTAGCAGCCCAAGGCGGTATCTCCGCTTCTTTGGGTAATGTGCAGGAAGACCGTTGGGACTGGCATATGTACGATACTGTAAAAGGTTCGGACTGGCTGGGCGACCAAGATGCGATTGAGTTTATGTGCCGTGCGGCGCCGGAAGCCGTTATCGAGCTGGAACACATGGGTATGCCTTTTGACCGCGTGGAAAGCGGCAAAATCTACCAGCGTCCGTTTGGTGGCCATACTGCCGAACATGGCAAGCGTGCGGTAGAGCGTGCTTGTGCCGTGGCCGACCGTACCGGCCATGCCATGCTGCATACGCTGTACCAGCAAAACGTCCGTGCCAATACCCAATTCTTTGTGGAGTGGACTGCGCTTGATTTGATTCGCAATGAAGACGGCGATGTGGTAGGTGTAACCGCCATGGAAATGGAAAGCGGCGAAGTTTATATTTTCCATGCCAAAGCAGTGCTGTTCGCAACAGGCGGTGCAGGCCGTATCTATGCTTCCTCAACCAATGCCTTTATGAATACAGGTGACGGTTTGGGTATCTGCGCCCGTGCGGGTATTCCGCTGGAAGACATGGAATTCTGGCAATTCCACCCGACCGGTGTGGCCGGTGCCGGGGTGTTGATTACCGAAGGTGTGCGCGGCGAGGGCGGTATTCTGCTGAACGCCAACGGCGAGCGTTTTATGGAACGTTATGCACCGACTGTAAAAGACTTGGCTTCCCGCGACGTGGTTTCCCGCGCAATGGCGATGGAGATTTACGAAGGCCGCGGCTGCGGTAAAAACAAAGACCATGTATTGCTGAAAATCGACCACATCGGTGCTGAAAAAATTATGGAAAAACTGCCGGGCATCCGTGAGATTTCCATTCAGTTTGCCGGTATCGACCCGATTAAAGACCCGATTCCCGTGGTGCCGACCACCCACTACATGATGGGCGGTATTCCGACCAACTACTTGGGCGAAGTCATCGTGCCGCAAGGCGATGAATACGAAGTACCGGTTAAAGGTTTGTATGCGGCGGGCGAGTGCGCCTGTGCGTCCGTACACGGCGCGAACCGTTTGGGTACCAACTCCCTGCTGGACTTGGTGGTATTCGGTAAGTCTGCCGGCGACAGCATGATTAAATACATCCGTGCCCAAGAAGGCTGGAAGGCTCTGCCTGAGAACGCCGGCGAATTGACCCGCCAGCGTTTGGAACGCTTGGATAACCAAACCGACGGTGAAAATGTCGATGCGCTGCGTCGCGAGCTGCAACGCTCCGTACAACTGCATGCGGGCGTATTCCGTACCGACGAGATTCTGAGCAAGGGTGTCAAAGAAGTGATGGCACTTGCCGAGCGCGTGAAGAAAACCGAAATCAAAGACAAGAGCAAAGTCTGGAATACCGCGCGTATCGAGGCTTTGGAATTGGATAACTTGATTGAAGTGGCCAAAGCCACGCTGGTGTCTGCCGAGGCGCGTAAAGAGTCGCGCGGTGCCCATGCTTCCGACGACCACCCCGAGCGTGATGATGAAAACTGGATGAAACACACCCTGTATCATCCGTTGACCAACACGCTGACATACAAGCCGGTACATACCAAGCCGTTGACCGTTGACTATATCGAGCCGGCTAAGCGGGTTTACTGA
- the lpdA gene encoding dihydrolipoyl dehydrogenase: MSQYDVVVIGAGPGGYVAAIRAAQLGFKTACIDAGVNKAGDAPALGGTCLNVGCIPSKALLQSSEHFHAAQHDFAEHGITVGDIKFDAAKMIERKDAIVTKLTGGVKFLFQKNKVDSLHGLGSFKGKNGDLYQIEVDNKGEKTVVEAKHVIVATGSVPRPLPQIAIDNINVLDNEGALNLTAVPQKLGVIGSGVIGLEMGSVWKRVGAEVTILEAAPTFLAAADQQIAKEAFKYFTKEQGLAIELGVKIGEIKSADNGVTVQYETAKGEAHTAQFDKLIVAIGRIPNTNGLNAEAVGLEKDERGFVKVDGDCRTNLPNVWAIGDVVRGPMLAHKASDEGVAVAERIAGQKPHIDFNNVPFVIYTDPEIAWVGKTEEQLKAEGIEYKKGTSGFGANGRALAMGKAKGTVKVLADAKTDRILGVHMIGPVVSELISEGVTGLEFSASSEDIARIIHAHPTLSEVVHEAALAADKRALHG; the protein is encoded by the coding sequence ATGTCTCAATATGATGTAGTCGTAATTGGTGCCGGCCCCGGCGGTTATGTAGCTGCCATTCGCGCCGCACAACTGGGTTTCAAAACCGCCTGTATCGATGCGGGCGTGAACAAAGCAGGCGATGCCCCTGCGTTGGGCGGTACCTGCCTGAACGTGGGCTGTATTCCTTCCAAAGCCCTGCTGCAGTCTTCCGAACATTTCCATGCCGCACAACACGATTTTGCCGAACACGGTATTACCGTGGGCGACATCAAATTCGATGCGGCCAAAATGATTGAGCGCAAAGACGCTATCGTAACCAAGCTGACCGGCGGCGTGAAATTCCTGTTCCAAAAAAACAAAGTGGACAGCCTGCACGGCTTGGGCTCTTTTAAAGGCAAAAACGGCGACTTGTATCAAATCGAAGTGGACAACAAAGGCGAGAAAACCGTTGTCGAAGCCAAACACGTTATCGTGGCTACCGGCTCCGTACCGCGTCCGCTGCCGCAAATCGCCATCGACAATATCAACGTATTGGATAACGAAGGCGCATTGAACCTGACCGCCGTACCGCAAAAACTCGGCGTAATCGGCTCGGGCGTAATCGGTTTGGAAATGGGTTCGGTATGGAAACGCGTCGGCGCGGAAGTAACCATTCTCGAAGCCGCCCCGACTTTCTTGGCTGCTGCCGACCAGCAAATTGCCAAAGAAGCGTTCAAATACTTCACCAAAGAACAAGGCTTGGCGATTGAACTGGGCGTGAAAATCGGCGAAATCAAATCTGCCGACAACGGCGTAACCGTACAATACGAAACCGCCAAAGGCGAAGCGCATACCGCACAATTCGACAAACTGATTGTTGCCATCGGCCGTATTCCGAACACCAACGGATTGAACGCCGAAGCCGTAGGCTTGGAAAAAGACGAACGCGGTTTTGTGAAAGTGGACGGCGATTGCCGCACCAATTTGCCGAATGTATGGGCGATTGGCGACGTGGTACGCGGCCCGATGTTGGCACACAAAGCCAGCGATGAGGGTGTGGCCGTGGCCGAACGTATTGCCGGTCAGAAACCGCATATCGATTTCAACAACGTACCGTTTGTGATTTACACCGACCCTGAAATCGCTTGGGTAGGCAAAACCGAAGAGCAGCTCAAAGCCGAAGGTATCGAATACAAAAAAGGTACGTCCGGTTTCGGCGCAAACGGCCGCGCATTGGCGATGGGTAAAGCCAAAGGTACGGTTAAAGTATTGGCAGATGCCAAGACCGACCGCATCTTGGGCGTACACATGATCGGCCCGGTAGTGAGCGAACTGATCAGCGAAGGCGTAACCGGTTTGGAATTTTCCGCCAGCAGCGAAGACATCGCCCGCATCATTCATGCACACCCGACTCTGTCGGAAGTGGTGCACGAAGCGGCGTTGGCTGCCGACAAGCGCGCATTGCACGGTTAA
- a CDS encoding succinate dehydrogenase iron-sulfur subunit: MEKVSFEIYRYNPDVDDKPYMQKYELEIEPTDVKLLDALVKLKAQDDTLSFRRSCREGICGSDGMNINGKNGLACLTDIRGLKQPVQIRPLPGLPVVRDLIVDMTQFFKQYHSIKPYVVNDTPIDADKERLQTQEERKELDGLYECILCACCSTACPSFWWNPDKFVGPSGLLNAYRFIADSRDTITNERLDDLNDPYRLFRCHTIMNCVDVCPKHLNPTRAIGKIKEIMLKRAV; encoded by the coding sequence ATGGAAAAAGTAAGTTTTGAAATTTACCGTTACAATCCGGATGTCGATGACAAGCCGTATATGCAGAAATACGAGTTGGAAATCGAACCGACCGATGTGAAATTGCTGGATGCGCTGGTTAAACTCAAAGCGCAAGATGATACGCTGTCTTTCCGCCGTTCTTGCCGCGAAGGTATTTGCGGTTCCGATGGCATGAACATCAATGGTAAAAACGGTTTGGCTTGTTTGACCGACATCCGCGGATTGAAACAGCCGGTACAAATCCGTCCGCTGCCGGGCTTGCCGGTGGTGCGCGATTTGATTGTCGATATGACCCAGTTTTTCAAACAGTATCACTCCATCAAGCCGTATGTGGTCAACGATACGCCGATCGATGCCGACAAAGAACGTCTGCAAACTCAAGAAGAGCGTAAAGAGTTGGACGGTCTGTACGAATGTATTTTGTGTGCCTGCTGTTCGACTGCCTGTCCGTCATTCTGGTGGAATCCGGACAAATTCGTCGGTCCTTCAGGTTTGCTGAATGCCTACCGTTTCATTGCCGATAGCCGCGACACCATCACCAACGAGCGTTTGGACGACTTGAACGACCCGTATCGTCTGTTCCGCTGCCATACGATTATGAACTGCGTTGATGTATGTCCGAAGCACTTGAACCCGACCCGTGCAATCGGTAAGATTAAAGAAATCATGCTGAAACGGGCAGTTTAA